In a single window of the Syngnathus typhle isolate RoL2023-S1 ecotype Sweden linkage group LG19, RoL_Styp_1.0, whole genome shotgun sequence genome:
- the rbm33a gene encoding RNA-binding protein 33 isoform X2: MSANDEDYTFDEYDKPGTERSRRRRGEDDDLESDLEEDLLEEFSPSGKKNLSEDEDEELNDALLQSDEEEHMSGQEVSLNATYGFNYSDDAVNLGADDYDDASAEPGYPRDRDDYSDDYARDMVAEEQVDYAADEVLDIQITEPIDGEFQDNEYQTYEDEEGVEQEVAPEEETLGDEQQAEAEGSQLFERQEVGSEAMPEEAPKEDSDDDEEDDGDSGRIRFKSERKDAVVVRLADAGTKRRNIPETLELSEKAKRDLIELEQQERYKRQNRYGGRGGRGGGGYAGFGMHNVRGGHRGRMNEHNFHPRGNMRSSRMPLLHFPHQQQQQQPPPPPHHPLSRPRGPHPFQERLHGHRPLQPLITTHRSPLQPQMDAPPRLLGSPPATFGHQHDQQQQHHHHHHHHHHQQQLAHPKNIHINPHFRGSAPSTGPVPLMPPAPSQPRPALGPQRFPAPGDFHHQQMANNFGQPQRPPHHMEPFRNQPRQGPPDREPLFMGGPERADPTSFPGQLMFDPNPLLNASLHQQQMPAQGHMSFGAPAFGQRGPLGLFSREPPRPGLPPPQGHQGLVSLNQPAPPPNQSRPFLNPRQPFSQQGGLFPPPQAQFGMQGLIPGPPQPPIQDSLPSHQPIHQQHHRQELLHHHHHQQQQQQHHQQQQQQQRLNLNEPPRLLHHGQNLFQQQQLSHSGPRQASPRLQNVQQRNMANRQRMTAPASKQIHPQRNSNLRELPVAPGNATVASLGANVRPVTKATQGVRPVQRAHALLPGGGGRGRGQVADNNASPQPAAAPGRTVICKESPSSAEAQDEDEETRQYRLKIEEQKRLREEILRRKELRRQMQAGVRKKELLDRISTPAPTQSQAPSQQEKQPAAPPPQVLLLPPSQQQQQQQPPSQQPPPQQQPPPPEQRQPPPLQQQRPPRPQQPFNQSLGNPNGAAPRPNVKSRLQMGTANNQQPQTLRPGPEQQWRQPPPQSPLLQQRRTSGPLNVNKAGAPDQLAQIPLKNIPALGPGQPQAQGLKPGAKRTVMQRAKLADGEGQQLPQKVRVVKLSGAPGKGPEATAFPMQQQPPPQPPPPGPWPDNPFRQSIQRKVTMAGQQVHGAGGMQHLGPGGMGYPQQNRVVVSGRGRGGAPAGRGGPAGARQGQRVGESLRRTVTIEGLSSSTTDVQLQSLLRSIGPIEMFQMIPQQRKAIAVFSSPQHAASFQMSFHRHMIDLSHIDVKLID, translated from the exons ATGTCGGCCAATGACGAGG ATTATACCTTTGATGAATACGACAAGCCTGGAACGGAGCGTTcgcggaggaggaggggcgAGGATGATGATCTAGAGAG CGATTTGGAGGAGGATTTGTTAGAAGAATTTTCACCGTCGGGTAAGAAG AATCTGTCTGAAGATGAGGACGAAGAGCTGAACGATGCTCTTCTACAGAGCGATGAGGAGGAACACATGAG TGGTCAGGAAGTGAGCCTCAACGCCACGTACGGATTCAACTACTCGGATGACGCTGTCAACCTGGGCGCCGACGACTACGATGACGCGAGCGCGGAGCCGGGCTACCCGCGGGACCGCGACGACTACTCCGACGACTACGCCCGGGACATGGTGGCCGAAGAGCAAGTAGATTACGCCGCAGACGAAGTGCTCGACATCCAAATTACTGAGCCCATTGATGGAGAATTTCAA GACAATGAATATCAAACCTATGAGGATGAAGAAGGAGTGGAGCAGGAAGTGGCCCCCGAGGAGGAGACTTTGGGGGATGAACAGCAGGCCGAGGCGGAAGGCTCCCAGCTCTTTGAAAGGCAAGAG GTCGGAAGCGAAGCCATGCCCGAAGAAGCGCCAAAGGAGGATTCCGACGACGACGAGGAAGACGACGGAGACTCCGGTCGTATCCGCTTCAAGTCGGAGAGGAAGGACGCCGTTGTCGTGCGCCTGGCCGATGCCGGCACTAAGCGGAGGAATATCCCCGAAACGCTAG aACTGTCGGAGAAGGCCAAAAGGGATCTCATCGAGCTGGAGCAGCAAGAACGGTATAAACGGCAAAATCGCTACGGGGGTcgaggaggaagaggcggcggcggctatGCTGGATTCGGAATGCACAACGTGAGAGGTGGACACAGAGGACGAATGAATGAGCACAACTTCCACCCAAGGGGCAACATGCGG TCCTCTCGAATGCCTCTCCTCCATTTTCCccaccaacagcagcagcagcagccgccgccgccgccgcaccacCCTCTGTCCCGGCCGCGGGGACCCCACCCCTTCCAAGAGCGCTTGCACGGGCACCGGCCCCTGCAGCCCCTCATCACCACGCACCGCTCACCGCTGCAGCCCCAGATGGACGCGCCGCCACGACTTTTGGGCTCCCCGCCGGCCACTTTCGGCCATCAACACgaccaacagcagcagcatcaccaccaccaccaccaccaccaccatcagcaGCAGCTGGCGCACCCCAAAAACATCCACATCAACCCCCATTTCAGAGGCTCGGCACCATCCACTGGGCCAG TGCCCTTGATGCCTCCTGCTCCGAGCCAGCCTCGGCCTGCGCTGGGCCCTCAAAGGTTCCCT GCACCGGGAGACTTCCATCATCAGCAAATGGCGAATAATTTTGGTCAGCCCCAGCGGCCGCCTCATCACATGGAGCCCTTCAGGAACCAGCCGCGTCAAGGCCCCCCGGACAGGGAACCCCTCTTTATGGGAG GCCCGGAACGCGCGGATCCGACAAGCTTTCCAGGGCAGCTCATGTTTGATCCCAACCCGCTCCTGAACGCCAGCCTGCATCAGCAGCAAATGCCCGCTCAGGGTCACATGAGTTTCGGAGCGCCGGCCTTCGGCCAGCGGGGCCCGCTCGGACTGTTCTCCAGAGAGCCGCCGAGACCCggcctcccccctccccaaggCCACCAGGGGCTGGTCAGCTTGAATCAACCAGCTCCCCCTCCCAACCAGTCCAGGCCCTTCCTCAACCCTCGTCAGCCCTTCAGTCAGCAGGGAGGCCTCTTCCCTCCGCCGCAAGCCCAATTTGGCATGCAG GGCTTGATACCCGGGCCCCCTCAGCCTCCAATTCAGGACTCGCTACCCTCCCACCAGCCCATCCACCAACAGCACCACAGGCAGGAGCTcctccaccaccatcatcatcagcagcagcagcagcagcatcatcagcagcagcagcagcagcaacggctcAACCTCAACGAGCCTCCCCGCTTGCTGCACCACGGACAGAATCTCTTCCAGCAGCAACAGCTGTCGCACAGCGGTCCGAGGCAGGCCAGCCCCCGCCTGCAAAATGTACAACAGCGCAACATGGCCAACAGGCAAAGGATG ACCGCACCTGCTTCCAAGCAAATCCACCCTCAGCGCAACAGCAACCTACGGGAGCTCCCCGTAGCACCTGGCAACGCAACCGTGGCTTCCCTCGGCGCCAATGTCAGGCCCGTTACCAAGGCAACGCAGGGGGTGCGTCCCGTGCAGCGTGCTCACGCGCTGCTGCCTGGAGGCGGCGGCAGAGGAAGGGGCCAGGTTGCTGACAACAACGCCAGCCCGCAGCCCGCGGCGGCCCCCGGCAGGACGGTCATTTGCAAGGAAAGCCCTAGCAGCGCCGAAGCGCAG GACGAGGACGAAGAGACCCGGCAGTACCGTCTGAAGATCGAGGAGCAGAAGCGCCTCCGAGAGGAGATCCTGAGGAGGAAGGAGCTGAGGCGGCAGATGCAGGCTGGCGTCAGGAAAAAAGAGCTCCTGGACAGGATCAGCACGCCAGCGCCAACACAAAGCCAAGCGCCTTCACAGCAAGAAAAGCAGCCGGCAGCGCCTCCCCCGCAGGTCCTGCTTTTACCGCcgtcgcagcagcagcagcagcagcagccgccgtcgcagcagccgccgccgcagcagcagccgccgccgccggaacAACGTCAGCCTCCTCCGCTGCAACAGCAGAGACCGCCGCGACCCCAGCAGCCCTTCAATCAGTCGCTCGGTAATCCCAACGGCGCGGCGCCTCGCCCCAACGTCAAGTCACGCTTACAGATGGGAACGGCAAATAACCAGCAGCCACAGACTCTCCGGCCCGGTCCGGAGCAGCAGTGGAGGCAGCCCCCCCCGCAAAGCCCCCTGCTGCAGCAGAGAAGGACGAGCGGGCCGCTGAATGTCAACAAAGCCGGCGCTCCCGACCAGTTGGCTCAGATCCCTTTAAAAAACATTCCCGCGCTGGGGCCTGGCCAGCCCCAGGCTCAAGGACTTAAACCTGGGGCGAAAAGAACGGTGATGCAGCGCGCCAAGCTCGCTGACGGCGAAGGCCAGCAGTTGCCACAAAAAGTCCGAGTGGTGAAACTTTCCGGCGCG CCTGGGAAAGGCCCGGAGGCCACGGCTTTCCCTatgcagcagcagccgccgccgcagccgccgccgccgggcccCTGGCCAGACAACCCTTTCCGGCAGAGCATCCAAAGGAAAGTCACCATGGCGGGACAACAAGTGCACGGCGCGGGAGGGATGCAACATTTGGGCCCAGGGGGCATGGGCTACCCGCAGCAGAACAGG GTGGTCGTGTCGGGCCGAGGAAGAGGGGGCGCCCCTGCCGGTCGAGGAGGTCCCGCGGGGGCCCGACAAGGCCAGAGGGTCGGCGAGAGTCTACGGCGCACCGTCACCATCGAGGGCCTGTCGTCGTCCACCACCGACGTGCAGCTGCAGAGCCTTTTAAGATCCATCGGTCCGATCGAG ATGTTCCAAATGATACCTCAGCAAAGGAAAGCAATCGCCGTCTTTTCAAGTCCCCAACACGCTGCAAGTTTTCAAATGAGCTTCCATAG GCACATGATTGATTTGTCCCACATTGACGTGAAGCTGATTGACTGA
- the rbm33a gene encoding RNA-binding protein 33 isoform X3, whose translation MSANDEDYTFDEYDKPGTERSRRRRGEDDDLESDLEEDLLEEFSPSGKKNLSEDEDEELNDALLQSDEEEHMSGQEVSLNATYGFNYSDDAVNLGADDYDDASAEPGYPRDRDDYSDDYARDMVAEEQVDYAADEVLDIQITEPIDGEFQDNEYQTYEDEEGVEQEVAPEEETLGDEQQAEAEGSQLFERQEVGSEAMPEEAPKEDSDDDEEDDGDSGRIRFKSERKDAVVVRLADAGTKRRNIPETLELSEKAKRDLIELEQQERYKRQNRYGGRGGRGGGGYAGFGMHNVRGGHRGRMNEHNFHPRGNMRQQQQPPPPPHHPLSRPRGPHPFQERLHGHRPLQPLITTHRSPLQPQMDAPPRLLGSPPATFGHQHDQQQQHHHHHHHHHHQQQLAHPKNIHINPHFRGSAPSTGPVPLMPPAPSQPRPALGPQRFPAPGDFHHQQMANNFGQPQRPPHHMEPFRNQPRQGPPDREPLFMGGPERADPTSFPGQLMFDPNPLLNASLHQQQMPAQGHMSFGAPAFGQRGPLGLFSREPPRPGLPPPQGHQGLVSLNQPAPPPNQSRPFLNPRQPFSQQGGLFPPPQAQFGMQGLIPGPPQPPIQDSLPSHQPIHQQHHRQELLHHHHHQQQQQQHHQQQQQQQRLNLNEPPRLLHHGQNLFQQQQLSHSGPRQASPRLQNVQQRNMANRQRMTAPASKQIHPQRNSNLRELPVAPGNATVASLGANVRPVTKATQGVRPVQRAHALLPGGGGRGRGQVADNNASPQPAAAPGRTVICKESPSSAEAQDEDEETRQYRLKIEEQKRLREEILRRKELRRQMQAGVRKKELLDRISTPAPTQSQAPSQQEKQPAAPPPQVLLLPPSQQQQQQQPPSQQPPPQQQPPPPEQRQPPPLQQQRPPRPQQPFNQSLGNPNGAAPRPNVKSRLQMGTANNQQPQTLRPGPEQQWRQPPPQSPLLQQRRTSGPLNVNKAGAPDQLAQIPLKNIPALGPGQPQAQGLKPGAKRTVMQRAKLADGEGQQLPQKVRVVKLSGAPGKGPEATAFPMQQQPPPQPPPPGPWPDNPFRQSIQRKVTMAGQQVHGAGGMQHLGPGGMGYPQQNRVVVSGRGRGGAPAGRGGPAGARQGQRVGESLRRTVTIEGLSSSTTDVQLQSLLRSIGPIEMFQMIPQQRKAIAVFSSPQHAASFQMSFHRHMIDLSHIDVKLID comes from the exons ATGTCGGCCAATGACGAGG ATTATACCTTTGATGAATACGACAAGCCTGGAACGGAGCGTTcgcggaggaggaggggcgAGGATGATGATCTAGAGAG CGATTTGGAGGAGGATTTGTTAGAAGAATTTTCACCGTCGGGTAAGAAG AATCTGTCTGAAGATGAGGACGAAGAGCTGAACGATGCTCTTCTACAGAGCGATGAGGAGGAACACATGAG TGGTCAGGAAGTGAGCCTCAACGCCACGTACGGATTCAACTACTCGGATGACGCTGTCAACCTGGGCGCCGACGACTACGATGACGCGAGCGCGGAGCCGGGCTACCCGCGGGACCGCGACGACTACTCCGACGACTACGCCCGGGACATGGTGGCCGAAGAGCAAGTAGATTACGCCGCAGACGAAGTGCTCGACATCCAAATTACTGAGCCCATTGATGGAGAATTTCAA GACAATGAATATCAAACCTATGAGGATGAAGAAGGAGTGGAGCAGGAAGTGGCCCCCGAGGAGGAGACTTTGGGGGATGAACAGCAGGCCGAGGCGGAAGGCTCCCAGCTCTTTGAAAGGCAAGAG GTCGGAAGCGAAGCCATGCCCGAAGAAGCGCCAAAGGAGGATTCCGACGACGACGAGGAAGACGACGGAGACTCCGGTCGTATCCGCTTCAAGTCGGAGAGGAAGGACGCCGTTGTCGTGCGCCTGGCCGATGCCGGCACTAAGCGGAGGAATATCCCCGAAACGCTAG aACTGTCGGAGAAGGCCAAAAGGGATCTCATCGAGCTGGAGCAGCAAGAACGGTATAAACGGCAAAATCGCTACGGGGGTcgaggaggaagaggcggcggcggctatGCTGGATTCGGAATGCACAACGTGAGAGGTGGACACAGAGGACGAATGAATGAGCACAACTTCCACCCAAGGGGCAACATGCGG cagcagcagcagccgccgccgccgccgcaccacCCTCTGTCCCGGCCGCGGGGACCCCACCCCTTCCAAGAGCGCTTGCACGGGCACCGGCCCCTGCAGCCCCTCATCACCACGCACCGCTCACCGCTGCAGCCCCAGATGGACGCGCCGCCACGACTTTTGGGCTCCCCGCCGGCCACTTTCGGCCATCAACACgaccaacagcagcagcatcaccaccaccaccaccaccaccaccatcagcaGCAGCTGGCGCACCCCAAAAACATCCACATCAACCCCCATTTCAGAGGCTCGGCACCATCCACTGGGCCAG TGCCCTTGATGCCTCCTGCTCCGAGCCAGCCTCGGCCTGCGCTGGGCCCTCAAAGGTTCCCT GCACCGGGAGACTTCCATCATCAGCAAATGGCGAATAATTTTGGTCAGCCCCAGCGGCCGCCTCATCACATGGAGCCCTTCAGGAACCAGCCGCGTCAAGGCCCCCCGGACAGGGAACCCCTCTTTATGGGAG GCCCGGAACGCGCGGATCCGACAAGCTTTCCAGGGCAGCTCATGTTTGATCCCAACCCGCTCCTGAACGCCAGCCTGCATCAGCAGCAAATGCCCGCTCAGGGTCACATGAGTTTCGGAGCGCCGGCCTTCGGCCAGCGGGGCCCGCTCGGACTGTTCTCCAGAGAGCCGCCGAGACCCggcctcccccctccccaaggCCACCAGGGGCTGGTCAGCTTGAATCAACCAGCTCCCCCTCCCAACCAGTCCAGGCCCTTCCTCAACCCTCGTCAGCCCTTCAGTCAGCAGGGAGGCCTCTTCCCTCCGCCGCAAGCCCAATTTGGCATGCAG GGCTTGATACCCGGGCCCCCTCAGCCTCCAATTCAGGACTCGCTACCCTCCCACCAGCCCATCCACCAACAGCACCACAGGCAGGAGCTcctccaccaccatcatcatcagcagcagcagcagcagcatcatcagcagcagcagcagcagcaacggctcAACCTCAACGAGCCTCCCCGCTTGCTGCACCACGGACAGAATCTCTTCCAGCAGCAACAGCTGTCGCACAGCGGTCCGAGGCAGGCCAGCCCCCGCCTGCAAAATGTACAACAGCGCAACATGGCCAACAGGCAAAGGATG ACCGCACCTGCTTCCAAGCAAATCCACCCTCAGCGCAACAGCAACCTACGGGAGCTCCCCGTAGCACCTGGCAACGCAACCGTGGCTTCCCTCGGCGCCAATGTCAGGCCCGTTACCAAGGCAACGCAGGGGGTGCGTCCCGTGCAGCGTGCTCACGCGCTGCTGCCTGGAGGCGGCGGCAGAGGAAGGGGCCAGGTTGCTGACAACAACGCCAGCCCGCAGCCCGCGGCGGCCCCCGGCAGGACGGTCATTTGCAAGGAAAGCCCTAGCAGCGCCGAAGCGCAG GACGAGGACGAAGAGACCCGGCAGTACCGTCTGAAGATCGAGGAGCAGAAGCGCCTCCGAGAGGAGATCCTGAGGAGGAAGGAGCTGAGGCGGCAGATGCAGGCTGGCGTCAGGAAAAAAGAGCTCCTGGACAGGATCAGCACGCCAGCGCCAACACAAAGCCAAGCGCCTTCACAGCAAGAAAAGCAGCCGGCAGCGCCTCCCCCGCAGGTCCTGCTTTTACCGCcgtcgcagcagcagcagcagcagcagccgccgtcgcagcagccgccgccgcagcagcagccgccgccgccggaacAACGTCAGCCTCCTCCGCTGCAACAGCAGAGACCGCCGCGACCCCAGCAGCCCTTCAATCAGTCGCTCGGTAATCCCAACGGCGCGGCGCCTCGCCCCAACGTCAAGTCACGCTTACAGATGGGAACGGCAAATAACCAGCAGCCACAGACTCTCCGGCCCGGTCCGGAGCAGCAGTGGAGGCAGCCCCCCCCGCAAAGCCCCCTGCTGCAGCAGAGAAGGACGAGCGGGCCGCTGAATGTCAACAAAGCCGGCGCTCCCGACCAGTTGGCTCAGATCCCTTTAAAAAACATTCCCGCGCTGGGGCCTGGCCAGCCCCAGGCTCAAGGACTTAAACCTGGGGCGAAAAGAACGGTGATGCAGCGCGCCAAGCTCGCTGACGGCGAAGGCCAGCAGTTGCCACAAAAAGTCCGAGTGGTGAAACTTTCCGGCGCG CCTGGGAAAGGCCCGGAGGCCACGGCTTTCCCTatgcagcagcagccgccgccgcagccgccgccgccgggcccCTGGCCAGACAACCCTTTCCGGCAGAGCATCCAAAGGAAAGTCACCATGGCGGGACAACAAGTGCACGGCGCGGGAGGGATGCAACATTTGGGCCCAGGGGGCATGGGCTACCCGCAGCAGAACAGG GTGGTCGTGTCGGGCCGAGGAAGAGGGGGCGCCCCTGCCGGTCGAGGAGGTCCCGCGGGGGCCCGACAAGGCCAGAGGGTCGGCGAGAGTCTACGGCGCACCGTCACCATCGAGGGCCTGTCGTCGTCCACCACCGACGTGCAGCTGCAGAGCCTTTTAAGATCCATCGGTCCGATCGAG ATGTTCCAAATGATACCTCAGCAAAGGAAAGCAATCGCCGTCTTTTCAAGTCCCCAACACGCTGCAAGTTTTCAAATGAGCTTCCATAG GCACATGATTGATTTGTCCCACATTGACGTGAAGCTGATTGACTGA
- the rbm33a gene encoding RNA-binding protein 33 isoform X1: MSANDEDYTFDEYDKPGTERSRRRRGEDDDLESDLEEDLLEEFSPSGKKNLSEDEDEELNDALLQSDEEEHMSGQEVSLNATYGFNYSDDAVNLGADDYDDASAEPGYPRDRDDYSDDYARDMVAEEQVDYAADEVLDIQITEPIDGEFQDNEYQTYEDEEGVEQEVAPEEETLGDEQQAEAEGSQLFERQEVGSEAMPEEAPKEDSDDDEEDDGDSGRIRFKSERKDAVVVRLADAGTKRRNIPETLELSEKAKRDLIELEQQERYKRQNRYGGRGGRGGGGYAGFGMHNVRGGHRGRMNEHNFHPRGNMRQSSRMPLLHFPHQQQQQQPPPPPHHPLSRPRGPHPFQERLHGHRPLQPLITTHRSPLQPQMDAPPRLLGSPPATFGHQHDQQQQHHHHHHHHHHQQQLAHPKNIHINPHFRGSAPSTGPVPLMPPAPSQPRPALGPQRFPAPGDFHHQQMANNFGQPQRPPHHMEPFRNQPRQGPPDREPLFMGGPERADPTSFPGQLMFDPNPLLNASLHQQQMPAQGHMSFGAPAFGQRGPLGLFSREPPRPGLPPPQGHQGLVSLNQPAPPPNQSRPFLNPRQPFSQQGGLFPPPQAQFGMQGLIPGPPQPPIQDSLPSHQPIHQQHHRQELLHHHHHQQQQQQHHQQQQQQQRLNLNEPPRLLHHGQNLFQQQQLSHSGPRQASPRLQNVQQRNMANRQRMTAPASKQIHPQRNSNLRELPVAPGNATVASLGANVRPVTKATQGVRPVQRAHALLPGGGGRGRGQVADNNASPQPAAAPGRTVICKESPSSAEAQDEDEETRQYRLKIEEQKRLREEILRRKELRRQMQAGVRKKELLDRISTPAPTQSQAPSQQEKQPAAPPPQVLLLPPSQQQQQQQPPSQQPPPQQQPPPPEQRQPPPLQQQRPPRPQQPFNQSLGNPNGAAPRPNVKSRLQMGTANNQQPQTLRPGPEQQWRQPPPQSPLLQQRRTSGPLNVNKAGAPDQLAQIPLKNIPALGPGQPQAQGLKPGAKRTVMQRAKLADGEGQQLPQKVRVVKLSGAPGKGPEATAFPMQQQPPPQPPPPGPWPDNPFRQSIQRKVTMAGQQVHGAGGMQHLGPGGMGYPQQNRVVVSGRGRGGAPAGRGGPAGARQGQRVGESLRRTVTIEGLSSSTTDVQLQSLLRSIGPIEMFQMIPQQRKAIAVFSSPQHAASFQMSFHRHMIDLSHIDVKLID; this comes from the exons ATGTCGGCCAATGACGAGG ATTATACCTTTGATGAATACGACAAGCCTGGAACGGAGCGTTcgcggaggaggaggggcgAGGATGATGATCTAGAGAG CGATTTGGAGGAGGATTTGTTAGAAGAATTTTCACCGTCGGGTAAGAAG AATCTGTCTGAAGATGAGGACGAAGAGCTGAACGATGCTCTTCTACAGAGCGATGAGGAGGAACACATGAG TGGTCAGGAAGTGAGCCTCAACGCCACGTACGGATTCAACTACTCGGATGACGCTGTCAACCTGGGCGCCGACGACTACGATGACGCGAGCGCGGAGCCGGGCTACCCGCGGGACCGCGACGACTACTCCGACGACTACGCCCGGGACATGGTGGCCGAAGAGCAAGTAGATTACGCCGCAGACGAAGTGCTCGACATCCAAATTACTGAGCCCATTGATGGAGAATTTCAA GACAATGAATATCAAACCTATGAGGATGAAGAAGGAGTGGAGCAGGAAGTGGCCCCCGAGGAGGAGACTTTGGGGGATGAACAGCAGGCCGAGGCGGAAGGCTCCCAGCTCTTTGAAAGGCAAGAG GTCGGAAGCGAAGCCATGCCCGAAGAAGCGCCAAAGGAGGATTCCGACGACGACGAGGAAGACGACGGAGACTCCGGTCGTATCCGCTTCAAGTCGGAGAGGAAGGACGCCGTTGTCGTGCGCCTGGCCGATGCCGGCACTAAGCGGAGGAATATCCCCGAAACGCTAG aACTGTCGGAGAAGGCCAAAAGGGATCTCATCGAGCTGGAGCAGCAAGAACGGTATAAACGGCAAAATCGCTACGGGGGTcgaggaggaagaggcggcggcggctatGCTGGATTCGGAATGCACAACGTGAGAGGTGGACACAGAGGACGAATGAATGAGCACAACTTCCACCCAAGGGGCAACATGCGG CAGTCCTCTCGAATGCCTCTCCTCCATTTTCCccaccaacagcagcagcagcagccgccgccgccgccgcaccacCCTCTGTCCCGGCCGCGGGGACCCCACCCCTTCCAAGAGCGCTTGCACGGGCACCGGCCCCTGCAGCCCCTCATCACCACGCACCGCTCACCGCTGCAGCCCCAGATGGACGCGCCGCCACGACTTTTGGGCTCCCCGCCGGCCACTTTCGGCCATCAACACgaccaacagcagcagcatcaccaccaccaccaccaccaccaccatcagcaGCAGCTGGCGCACCCCAAAAACATCCACATCAACCCCCATTTCAGAGGCTCGGCACCATCCACTGGGCCAG TGCCCTTGATGCCTCCTGCTCCGAGCCAGCCTCGGCCTGCGCTGGGCCCTCAAAGGTTCCCT GCACCGGGAGACTTCCATCATCAGCAAATGGCGAATAATTTTGGTCAGCCCCAGCGGCCGCCTCATCACATGGAGCCCTTCAGGAACCAGCCGCGTCAAGGCCCCCCGGACAGGGAACCCCTCTTTATGGGAG GCCCGGAACGCGCGGATCCGACAAGCTTTCCAGGGCAGCTCATGTTTGATCCCAACCCGCTCCTGAACGCCAGCCTGCATCAGCAGCAAATGCCCGCTCAGGGTCACATGAGTTTCGGAGCGCCGGCCTTCGGCCAGCGGGGCCCGCTCGGACTGTTCTCCAGAGAGCCGCCGAGACCCggcctcccccctccccaaggCCACCAGGGGCTGGTCAGCTTGAATCAACCAGCTCCCCCTCCCAACCAGTCCAGGCCCTTCCTCAACCCTCGTCAGCCCTTCAGTCAGCAGGGAGGCCTCTTCCCTCCGCCGCAAGCCCAATTTGGCATGCAG GGCTTGATACCCGGGCCCCCTCAGCCTCCAATTCAGGACTCGCTACCCTCCCACCAGCCCATCCACCAACAGCACCACAGGCAGGAGCTcctccaccaccatcatcatcagcagcagcagcagcagcatcatcagcagcagcagcagcagcaacggctcAACCTCAACGAGCCTCCCCGCTTGCTGCACCACGGACAGAATCTCTTCCAGCAGCAACAGCTGTCGCACAGCGGTCCGAGGCAGGCCAGCCCCCGCCTGCAAAATGTACAACAGCGCAACATGGCCAACAGGCAAAGGATG ACCGCACCTGCTTCCAAGCAAATCCACCCTCAGCGCAACAGCAACCTACGGGAGCTCCCCGTAGCACCTGGCAACGCAACCGTGGCTTCCCTCGGCGCCAATGTCAGGCCCGTTACCAAGGCAACGCAGGGGGTGCGTCCCGTGCAGCGTGCTCACGCGCTGCTGCCTGGAGGCGGCGGCAGAGGAAGGGGCCAGGTTGCTGACAACAACGCCAGCCCGCAGCCCGCGGCGGCCCCCGGCAGGACGGTCATTTGCAAGGAAAGCCCTAGCAGCGCCGAAGCGCAG GACGAGGACGAAGAGACCCGGCAGTACCGTCTGAAGATCGAGGAGCAGAAGCGCCTCCGAGAGGAGATCCTGAGGAGGAAGGAGCTGAGGCGGCAGATGCAGGCTGGCGTCAGGAAAAAAGAGCTCCTGGACAGGATCAGCACGCCAGCGCCAACACAAAGCCAAGCGCCTTCACAGCAAGAAAAGCAGCCGGCAGCGCCTCCCCCGCAGGTCCTGCTTTTACCGCcgtcgcagcagcagcagcagcagcagccgccgtcgcagcagccgccgccgcagcagcagccgccgccgccggaacAACGTCAGCCTCCTCCGCTGCAACAGCAGAGACCGCCGCGACCCCAGCAGCCCTTCAATCAGTCGCTCGGTAATCCCAACGGCGCGGCGCCTCGCCCCAACGTCAAGTCACGCTTACAGATGGGAACGGCAAATAACCAGCAGCCACAGACTCTCCGGCCCGGTCCGGAGCAGCAGTGGAGGCAGCCCCCCCCGCAAAGCCCCCTGCTGCAGCAGAGAAGGACGAGCGGGCCGCTGAATGTCAACAAAGCCGGCGCTCCCGACCAGTTGGCTCAGATCCCTTTAAAAAACATTCCCGCGCTGGGGCCTGGCCAGCCCCAGGCTCAAGGACTTAAACCTGGGGCGAAAAGAACGGTGATGCAGCGCGCCAAGCTCGCTGACGGCGAAGGCCAGCAGTTGCCACAAAAAGTCCGAGTGGTGAAACTTTCCGGCGCG CCTGGGAAAGGCCCGGAGGCCACGGCTTTCCCTatgcagcagcagccgccgccgcagccgccgccgccgggcccCTGGCCAGACAACCCTTTCCGGCAGAGCATCCAAAGGAAAGTCACCATGGCGGGACAACAAGTGCACGGCGCGGGAGGGATGCAACATTTGGGCCCAGGGGGCATGGGCTACCCGCAGCAGAACAGG GTGGTCGTGTCGGGCCGAGGAAGAGGGGGCGCCCCTGCCGGTCGAGGAGGTCCCGCGGGGGCCCGACAAGGCCAGAGGGTCGGCGAGAGTCTACGGCGCACCGTCACCATCGAGGGCCTGTCGTCGTCCACCACCGACGTGCAGCTGCAGAGCCTTTTAAGATCCATCGGTCCGATCGAG ATGTTCCAAATGATACCTCAGCAAAGGAAAGCAATCGCCGTCTTTTCAAGTCCCCAACACGCTGCAAGTTTTCAAATGAGCTTCCATAG GCACATGATTGATTTGTCCCACATTGACGTGAAGCTGATTGACTGA